The sequence below is a genomic window from Scophthalmus maximus strain ysfricsl-2021 chromosome 19, ASM2237912v1, whole genome shotgun sequence.
AAAGAattctttatttcattaaattcaAGTGTTACACATCCCACTCATCACAGAGGAGATGATTTCTATTTGCACTTAGCACGGTTGTCATTCCCAAATCCCAGCGTGTCCGGGCACAGTGTGGGTAATTTGCTGCGGAGCTTTGCAGCGAGGTGAACAGGAACCTGGCAGGGCCGGTGGCTAATGGGATTTAGACTCACGCTAACACTCTGCATGCACCCGTGCAAATCCGTGGAGAGGAGCGTTTCTATGTGAGGTGACAAAGTAATCTGTCACCCATGGCAACGGCTCattttcagcagctgcttttggCACTCTGGCCTCATCGCGCCCCTCCCTCAAACAACTGCTAATTGTGCTGTTTTCATCGTGCGGATTGAAGTCAAATCTTTGATCCATGTTTAGTATGCCTTGCGAAAACATACACATGCCAGCCACAGTTCTTAATTAACCCTCCAGTTGATTTGCTTATTTTTAATCTGAGGTGCAATTCCCATGATCTCCTGTGAATTCAGTATAAAGTGAAGCAtgccccctcgctctctctctgtctttgcccAGGTGAGCTGCCTCTCTCACTGGCTGCCTGCACCAACCAGCCAGACATAGTGCACTACCTGACCGAGAATCCACACAAGAAGGCCGACCTGCGGCGCCAGGACTCCCGCGGAAACACGGTGCTGCACGCCCTGGTGCACATCGCAGACAACACCAAGGACAACACGCGTTTCCTCACCAAGATGTACGACCTGCTGCTGATCAAGAGCGCCAAACTCTACCCAGAGTGCAGCCTGGAGACGGTGCtcaacagtgatgacatgtcaCCACTCATGATGGCTGCCAAACTGGGCAAGATAGGGGTAATGATCAGCGTGTCATCAGCATCAGTATCATTCAAAGTTTCCACATTAGCTCATCTTCTCCATATTCCTCCAGGTTTTTCAGCACATTATCCGACGCGAGATCAAAGATGAGGAGGTTCGTCATCTGTCACGGAAGTTCAAGGACTGGGCGTATGGTCCAGTGTACTCCTCCCTCTATGATCTATCTTCGCTGGACACATGTGGAGAGGAAGCATCTGTGCTTGAAATCCTCGTCTATAACAGTCGCAATGAGGTGAGTGTTGACAACTCTTTTGTGTATTTGACTTCCAGCATCTGAAATTGCAGTGTTGTGTCTCCCAAGATCGGTGTATTTTAGAGCAACAAAGCGCCAGGCGTAATTTGAGAATCATCGAGACGAAACATAAAGGTGTCTAAAAATGTATGGGTGCATGAAAAAACCCGAGTGCAGTGAAAgaagatgtgtttgtgtacaaagATGATCTTTTCATATTTCTGGTCTTGTTGTCAGAACCGCCATGAGATGCTGGCAGTGGAGCCCATTAATGAGCTGCTGAGGGCCAAGTGGCAGAAGTTTGGTGCTGTCACCTTTTATATCAGCGTGGTTTCCTACCTCATCACCATGATCATCTTCACCCTGGTGGCTTATTACCACCCAACACAGGGAAGGGTGGGTGTGAAACCAGTCAAATTGAATTGTGGCtccattcatgtttttgtttttttgttttttatgtagtCCACATGTGCTGTACATcataaaaatcacacaaaaggATGCTTATACATTATATAACAGAGCAACACATTTGTATTCTGAATTCTACCATCTATAGTGGCCTTTTACTGCGCCGTATTTAGGGAATGTTTTAGTCTTTTGAGAAATAAATAACTTATGTGCTTTCTTGCCGAGAGGTAGCTGAAGAGATTGATACAACTctcatatatgtgtatatgagCTTATAAAAAAGCTAGTCTGGCTCTGTCTAGAGTTCAGATCCTCTAAAATTCACCTAGTAGAACCAACACCTTTTTTCCTAAttagcacattttaaattgtttaatctgtacacaGACCAGCATCTTCAAACAGATGGAGGGTTGAGTCGGTGTCGTTCCCCAAAAAGTCCAAATAATCCATTAACACATTGTTTGGTCTTATCAACTGATACTTGTCAACATACttggtgtgttttctgtatATGTACATTATTGCTAAGACGTTCACACTGAGTTGaatctaaatgaaaacaatgttatCGTTAAGCcttgtcttccttccttcctttttgcCTTCCAGCCTCCATACCCCTACAAAACTTACCCTGACTACCTGCGGATGGCAGGAGAGATCGTCACCTTGGCATCGGGGATCTTCTTTTTCCTCACCAATGTGAGTCCACGGGCTCTGACACTGACCTTAACCCTCTGACAAAACGAGGGTCGGTCTGTGGTTGTTCCACCGCCGTTTCCCAGTCTCTTGCATCAAAGCTCAGCAGTGTtacgtgtgtgttgttgtcattgtggaaatgtttctcctgctatttttttttgcagattaaaGACGTCTTCCTGAAGAAGTGTCCCGGGGTGAAGTCTTTAGTTATTGATGGATCCTTTCAGCTGCTGTAGTGAGTCTGCCTCCTCcgcccttcctccccctcttcctcatctgctTCAGCTCTTGCTGACTTTCACCCAAGGCACATTTTGCATCCTCTTGAATTGAGTCATCTAATTAATATCTCAACCTTCTCCCTGGCATGTTTCAGAGTTTGCATCTTTAATTAAACCCATGATCCAAACAAAGAGCAGATAATGTCGAGCACTTCTCCGAAACTGTGTTGCTTTAAATCACTaacatgtctgtgatgtctCCATTCTCTTACAGTGCTACGCACCAGCGGCCTCGCCTTTGTGCCCTCATGTCTCACTGAAGTTTTACAAACTGTAACAATGTACCGGCCCTTTGACAAagtttttctctgtcctctctaGTTTCATCTACTCTGTGCTGATCGTAGTCACAGCTGCTCTCTACCTGTCTGGCATCGAGGCCTATGTGTCCGTGATGGTGTTTGCACTTGTCCTGGGCTGGATGAACACACTTTACTTCACCAGAGGCCTGAAGCTCACTGGCACCTACAGCATAATGATACAGAAGGTTGGATACTGGGCGGAAAATTAATTCACCGTGAATATCACCCTCCCCGAGTCTTaactttccttttatttttcgtTCCCAGATTCTTTTTAAAGACCTTTTCAGATTTCTGCTGGTGTATGTGCTCTTCATGATTGGATATGCATCAGGTAGGTTTATGTTCATCTAATTTTACTGGTGTGTGTCAACATTAATTTGAGGTGTGGATGGAGGGAAATAATAATCTATACCTTTAGACTCTTACTGAAGCTGACTTCTTAACATGTTATTTCTGTTTGATTATTATCAACCTGTTTTTGTGGCTGACTATTTCACACCCTTCTTTCCAGTCTTCATGTCTCCTGACTGTGGCCTCATATTAAATGGACAAATATTAGAGTTGTGTGTTGACCTAATCCTTGCCTCTTTCCAGTCAGTAATCACAGATGCATAACCCCAACGTCCTCTGTCCCCACCCCACAGCCCTGGTGTCCCTGCTGACAGTGTGCCCTCCACCAGGAACCGAGTGTGAAGGGGGCTGCCCCACCTACCCCAAGTGCAGGGACCCGGACACTTTTAGTAACTTCCTATTGGACCTTTTCAAGCTGACCATCGGGATGGGAGAACTGGATATGATCCATAGCGCATCGTATCCTGCAGTCTTCCTGATCCTGTTAGTTACTTATATCATCCTCActtttgtgctgctgctcaacaTGTTGATCGCTTTGATGGGCGAGACGGTCGGGCAGGTGTCGAAGGAAAGCAAGAAGATCTGGAAGCTTCAGGTGAGCTGGTTGTTTGTGGTAATTGGTCACAAAGGAGTTGCCATTGCATCTCACCACAGTATAGTCTTATTCAGATAGCTTTGGCTtaattacctccaccaaggaggttaggTTTTTGCCCCTGTGGTggaaatctgaaataaagattgTAGATGCCATTCTTTGAACAAACCTTTGCAGACGGATCAGATCGAGTCTGCAAGTCTGATGGGGAAGCTCTGTCCGAGTACATTCTTATAGTGATCACAGtgttaaaagcaaaacaaagcacaaaaGATCAACAACGGGAAAAAGGGCATTGGTTAAGAGTATAGGAAGGGTAGGTACTGGTGAGATACGACTGCACCAGTTCCCCTAATCGCATAGGCCACAAAGGTCAGGTCACACATTTGCAGTGAAACACATCTTACAAAGAACAGAGTGTGTCGTATATGTGTCAGAATATTTAGCAGTCAGAACATTGCATAGTAAAATACCATTACAgcccctgtttgtttttttttgttggtttgttttttgttttcaccgGGATTACACagaaactactgaacagatttccacgaaaactaggtggaaggatgggacatgggccaagaaagatcCAAATAATTCCacattttggcacagatctGGACAGATGGGCACTTTCTGTAACATTGCCAGAtagggcttgttttttttttgtataatttttttcaatttacattttcaccaatcTCCAAgtggactgttgggccttggcggaggtactGCACTTCCCAGTGCCATTCAAGTTTGTCCAGGTCTTAATAAATTTGTCTTTGAGATAATCTTATGGTGGCACTGTAGATAAAGTCAGaggatcatcaaagtcatcaGGATTCATCCCATGTTATCTGTACAgaattgtcattattattcgACCAATGATGTGAGCAACACAAACTAAATTCAGTCCgggctgtacaaataaaattaaatcgAATTGAACATCCACTGTATTTGGGTGGATACAGAAATCACATAGACATTACCTGGACAAATGACAGCAAAGCTATCTATATAGCAGTATACCACAAGAGGGGATTTTGAAAAATTGGTGGTTAAAATCATGTTATACTTACAGTGGGCAACGACCATCTTGGACATTGAGCGCTCATTCCCAGTCTGCCTCCGCAAGTCCTTTCGAGCCGGGGAGATGGTGACTGTGGGGAAGAACTGGGACGGCACTCCTGACCGACGCTGGTGCTTCAGGTATTTTGCATGACTCATTATCACTGTCACTCAGCAGCGGCAATGCCACTTCAAAGAAAACGGTAAAATCCTAGTGCTGTCTTCATATGTCAGAGTCGATGAGGTTCGCTGGTGTCACTGGAATCAAAACCTGGCAATCAGTGAGGATCCCGGCAAGAGCGAGACCAGCCAAGCCAATGTGCTGCAGCAGGGCGTCGGCGTCTTGAGGAGAGGTGAGAGTCTCGCTGTGCTCTCATGAATAAATGCACAGACAAATACGGTGTATATTCATGAGGATAACACTCATTTATTCACACAGCTTAAATAAAttccttctcctttctcttatCCCCCTTCCAGACCGCTGGTCCACAGTGGTCCCGCGAGTGGTGGAGTTGAGTAAGGGTCGTGAGGCAGTGGTAGAGATGGAGCCCCTGACACGCAGGCGCTGACACCTGCAGAGGACTGCGGTCCCTCTTCTGAAGAGACAGTAGAGAGCCATCAGCATCAGCGACATGACTCTGCTCGGGACAATTATGCCAATAAGTGCACTAATTTGCACAAATCTCGATGTGCCTTTTGTTCAGACAAAGTATAGTAAGTATTACAGCAAGACAGGCGGTGtaggacagagagacactggatGTACAATGAAAATAACTTAATTGTGGAGAGCACTTAAAAGGGTAAAAAAACGCAAACcctgagatttaaaaaacgGTGGCATTAATGATATTGTGAGCtgtaaacttgtttttttactcacaaAGAATGGGAAACTTTTCATGCAAATATACTTAATTTCCACTTGACAGACACTTTGATTAAAGTGTCATTTACAGATCTAATCACAATGGGAGATAtttcttcaaaaataaatattgcagtAAATATTGATATAGCTATATACAATAGAATTCAGGTTTAAGTTGCTTGTTCATAGTTAGAAGATCTTTATAGGATGTGGGCAAATataataaactgtatatactgttTTTCACCCGGTGGGGGCTCAGTTGTATAGAAACAGGATGtttctgtggctcaggacgtagagacattcgtccaccaacccgaaggttggcggtttcgaaccagcttccgccagtacacatgccatcgtgttcttgggcaagacacttcagACAACCCTAACTTTCCTCTGATGGCtctccgacagtgtatgaatgtgacagaaaaatgtgtggtacatagcagcgctgtgtgaatgggtgaatgtgactttcctgtcaagcgctttgagtggtctgtatgactagaaaagccatttatacaatatattttctgtacattgTCTTTATTGTATCAGTCAAATAGTTTTAAAATTATGAAAGTCCCAGTCTTGGACTGCCAGCTCAGGCAGCTTTCATTTGGACTGAAACAATGCACTGTGACAATTTCTGATGCGTGCATTATTATATGAATACAAAGACATTGTTCTGAACAAGATGGGCATGATGAGCAGGTTGTAGTTGTCAAGCAAATGTGCAAATATGAGACAATGGCTTTCCGTGTTACGGTTTGTTCTTTGAATTTCCAGAGTTATTGTTCCTTTGCAGCTGGGGTATTTGCATAATCAACTCTCAGGCCTTGCCATTATGTACTTCCCTCTATTTGCTGCAGTCTGTTCATTACAATTGGCTCATTGCCCTATacagcatctgtttgttttttgtgtctgtactgtatgtatgtatgcatgtatttcTGTTGTTGCACTACATGACAGGGTTTGACTAAGAGCAGATAGACCATATTGTTAATTTTGACAAATTCATTACTGTTGAAGGT
It includes:
- the trpv4 gene encoding transient receptor potential cation channel subfamily V member 4; this translates as MNEGRSALFRRGHLALSKADNLSSAPARAALSVDAGDGEAAQPETDAPFPLSDLSHLFESEDAPPSAQDTSQDSAVELVQPNQPADGRQNLRMKFQGAFKKGISNPMDLLESTIYESNVVPGPKKAPMDSLFVYGTCSNMSNQKKRRKKLPRGKTETSSDDGQNSDPPKVMKTFNRSLLFDCVSRGDPGALGGLLEYLQSHNKRLTDEEFREPSTGKTCLPKALLNLYSGQNDTIPLLVDIAEKTGNLREFINSPFRDLFYRGQTALHIAIERRCKQYVELLVENGADVHAQARGRFFQPKDEGGYFYFGELPLSLAACTNQPDIVHYLTENPHKKADLRRQDSRGNTVLHALVHIADNTKDNTRFLTKMYDLLLIKSAKLYPECSLETVLNSDDMSPLMMAAKLGKIGVFQHIIRREIKDEEVRHLSRKFKDWAYGPVYSSLYDLSSLDTCGEEASVLEILVYNSRNENRHEMLAVEPINELLRAKWQKFGAVTFYISVVSYLITMIIFTLVAYYHPTQGRPPYPYKTYPDYLRMAGEIVTLASGIFFFLTNIKDVFLKKCPGVKSLVIDGSFQLLYFIYSVLIVVTAALYLSGIEAYVSVMVFALVLGWMNTLYFTRGLKLTGTYSIMIQKILFKDLFRFLLVYVLFMIGYASALVSLLTVCPPPGTECEGGCPTYPKCRDPDTFSNFLLDLFKLTIGMGELDMIHSASYPAVFLILLVTYIILTFVLLLNMLIALMGETVGQVSKESKKIWKLQWATTILDIERSFPVCLRKSFRAGEMVTVGKNWDGTPDRRWCFRVDEVRWCHWNQNLAISEDPGKSETSQANVLQQGVGVLRRDRWSTVVPRVVELSKGREAVVEMEPLTRRR